The following DNA comes from Desulforegula conservatrix Mb1Pa.
AACCTTTGCGCCCTTTTCATGGGCATGTGAGATAAGGGCGTTCATCTGGCGCGTTCCGACCATTCCGGCTTCGTCAATCACCAAAACATGCTTTTTTGTTAGCTCGCTTCTGCGCTGCTCCTGATCAAGAAGTCTTCTTGCTATCGTCTGGCTTGGTATTCCTGAAGACTCGAAAAGTCCCTGGGCCGCTATTCCCGCGAGTGCCGCTCCTGTTACTGTATATCCTCCAGCCTCGTAAGCCTCCCTGACCGCGTCAAGCATATAGCTCTTGCCTGTTCCCGCGTATCCGACCACGCAGCACATATCCCCGCTTGAAAGAATATGATCGAATGCCTTCACCTGCTCCGGAGCAAGAGTTCTGCTGGCCTTGGCCTGTTTCTGATATTTATTTTTGACTTTATGACCGTGAGCCTTTGCCATCTGCTCCGATTTTGAGAGCATGGAGTTTTCTGCTTCGAGAGTCTGGCGTGTGGTGTAACGTTCTTTGCCGTTTTCCCCGGCTCCGAGAAGAACGAGATCCGGAGAGTTTTTTATTGCGGAAACAACCTCGTCAAACTGCTCCTTGTCTGCGCTGTATGTGTTTGCAAGACGGAAAATATCATTTTCAGTGAATATGGCCTGTTTGCGGCTGAAAAGATCCGTCGCTATTTCAGGATTGGCCTTGATTTTTTCGCCATTCCTTCTGCAAGTCTCAAGATATTCCTGCATCCGGTCTGTTTCGGCCTTGTCCTCCGGACTCATATGTTTCAAAGGCCCTAACTTGGGCTGTGGTTCAAGCGGAATTCCGCGGTCTGCATTGCTGCGATGATCTATTGTAAC
Coding sequences within:
- the mobQ gene encoding MobQ family relaxase, whose translation is MAVYILSSKIISRNTGRTVTGAAAYRAGEKILDERMNQTWDFTKKKGIDHSEILAPDNAPEWAYDREKLWNEVEKSEKRKDAQLAREIQVALPIELTNEQKKNLIKEFAKDNFVEKGMIADVCLHGISGENPHAHIMLTMRDITAEGFGQKNRDWNRKEHLLKWREGWAKYANNHLALAGHEVTIDHRSNADRGIPLEPQPKLGPLKHMSPEDKAETDRMQEYLETCRRNGEKIKANPEIATDLFSRKQAIFTENDIFRLANTYSADKEQFDEVVSAIKNSPDLVLLGAGENGKERYTTRQTLEAENSMLSKSEQMAKAHGHKVKNKYQKQAKASRTLAPEQVKAFDHILSSGDMCCVVGYAGTGKSYMLDAVREAYEAGGYTVTGAALAGIAAQGLFESSGIPSQTIARRLLDQEQRRSELTKKHVLVIDEAGMVGTRQMNALISHAHEKGAKVILVGDGMQLQPIEAGGAFRGIYSRTEGVNLTEIRRQKEGWQKEATKYFEEGKSNAALNL